The Candidatus Eisenbacteria bacterium genome contains the following window.
CCGATGTTGTTCGCGACCCCGTTGAAGTCCGCGGAGGTAACCGCTTCACCCTGTCCCATTCCCGTTCCCAATCCGCCGGTATGGTCGTAGCACTTGATCTGCAGCGTGTAGGTGCCGTTCGCGGATTCTGAGGTCAGCCGGCCGGACAGCTCGAAGCCGACGACGTAGATGGGGATCTTCGAGTCATAGTGCCCCCACTTTCGCGAGGGATCCGGGACGCCCATGCCACGCGCTCCCGGTGACGTTCCCGTGAACGTGATGTACGTGGCCCCGTCCGGATCGGTCGGACCGTCGGCCGAGATCGCGCGAACGTCCGGGCAGATCGGGTTGTACTGGGAGTTGGAGACGATCGAGTCCGCACCGACGCCCGAGAATCCCTGTTCCGGAGTTCCGCCGTTCAGGAGCGCGACCACGTCGCTGCCGTCGACATGGTCGATGGGAAGGCCAGCGGCGTTCTTCACCACGACCTTGATGCGCGCGCTATTGGGAAGGCTCGTGCCGCCTTCGTTGTTCGGGCACATCCGGAAGTAGCGAATCGCTGCTTGTCCCTCGACCGGCGCCTGTACGGGGCCGGCTTGGGGAACGTAGTAGCAGTACGGTGCGTAGGGAACGTCTGCGCGCGCGGGCGATGGAAGGAGGAGTGAGACGAGACAGCCGGCCGATCCGATCGAGATGAGGCGCCACGTATGCATCGGACCTCCACGGCGTTCCCTGCGGTGGCTGCCTACGACACCATCCTGGCGGCGCCGAGCTCGGACTACTGGATGTATCCCAGCGACCGCAGCCGTTCCCTCAGCTCGTCGTCCACCGGTGACGCGATCGGCTGCTCGGATCCGCCGGTCTTCGCGGTCTCGTAGGTCTGGAGCCGCGTCTCCTTGGCGACGCGCTTCAACACGCCGCTCGTGAGCCCGTCCTCGATGATCCTGCCGTCCATGTCCTTCGCGGTCGGAAGTCCGAACATCGCGAGCACGGTGGGGGCGATGTCGAGCACGGTGGCGCCCGAAAGGCTCACGCCCTTCTGGACGCTCGGCCCCATCATCATCACGACGCCGTCGAGCTTGTGGGCGTGGACGCCGGTGCCGCCGCCCATGAACCCGTGGTCGGAGCAGAGCAGCACGTCCGTCTGAGGCCCCGCCTCCTTCAAGAAGTCCCCGATCAGGCGATCGGTGAAGACGTAATAGTTCGGGATGAGGTTCTTGAGCCAGTGGTATTCCTGGTCGTTCTTCGCGAAACGCTTCGCGTTCGGAAGATCGATGTCCCAGTAGATGTGCGAGATCTCGTCGACGCCGCGGAAGTACACGGTGAAGAAGTCGGGCTTCTGCGTTCTGTAGAGGTGCATCGCGATCCGATAGAAGGTCTGGTCCGCAGCGTAGATCCAGCGCAGATCCTGGACCAGCTCCTTCTGCCGCGCGGTCACCTTCGTCGTGTCGATCGGCGGAACGAACTGGAAGAGCTCGGCCCACGAGACGCTCTCAGGCGTGCGGCGGAGCGCCTGGACCAGGGAGTCGAGCGATTCGGGGTACGTGCGGCGCGTCTCGCGGCCCGTCCACGTGCTGATGTCGTACTGCACGTAGTCGCTGATCAGCGACCCGTTCACCGGACGAGCCGGCCACGTCGTCCACCATCCGACGACGCCCACCTTCTTCCCGAGCGAGCCGAGAATCTCCCACATGGGACGGGCGCGCCAGAGATTGGAGGTGACGACGGGGTCCGCCTTGGAGGCCGTACTGTCCCCGCGCGCGCGGGCGGCCGCGCGTTCCTGGGCGCCCTGCTTCACGAAGAAGTCGTGCACTCCGTGCTTCTTCGGCACCTTGCCCGTCGCGATGCTCGCCCAGATGATCGGGCTCTTGGTGAGGGGCTCGAGGGAGCGGAGCTTCCCCGAGGCCCCCTGGTCCCGAAGCCGGGCGAAGGCGGGCACCCGCTGCTGGTCGAGAAGCGGGCCGAGGACGTCCCACTCGGCGGCGTCCACACCGATCACGAGCACCTTGTGGCGAGGCTTCTCCCCCGCCCGGGCGCAGGTCCAGACGCCGAGGCCCAGGCCGATTCCGAGGGTCAGGGCCAGGAGGAAGCGGGCACGCGGCAGGGTCGCGGGCCGGCGGGATGGCTGGGTCACGGTCTCTCCTGAAAGGGGTTGGAACGGCTCGAGCTCGACCGA
Protein-coding sequences here:
- a CDS encoding alkaline phosphatase family protein, with the protein product MTQPSRRPATLPRARFLLALTLGIGLGLGVWTCARAGEKPRHKVLVIGVDAAEWDVLGPLLDQQRVPAFARLRDQGASGKLRSLEPLTKSPIIWASIATGKVPKKHGVHDFFVKQGAQERAAARARGDSTASKADPVVTSNLWRARPMWEILGSLGKKVGVVGWWTTWPARPVNGSLISDYVQYDISTWTGRETRRTYPESLDSLVQALRRTPESVSWAELFQFVPPIDTTKVTARQKELVQDLRWIYAADQTFYRIAMHLYRTQKPDFFTVYFRGVDEISHIYWDIDLPNAKRFAKNDQEYHWLKNLIPNYYVFTDRLIGDFLKEAGPQTDVLLCSDHGFMGGGTGVHAHKLDGVVMMMGPSVQKGVSLSGATVLDIAPTVLAMFGLPTAKDMDGRIIEDGLTSGVLKRVAKETRLQTYETAKTGGSEQPIASPVDDELRERLRSLGYIQ